The Desulfovibrio porci genome includes a window with the following:
- a CDS encoding TRAP transporter permease: MNKISPPKAILTVGGLGMVAYHAVASQYLYFSQWEHQTIHFAFLFLMVFMSYAIKAKSRLAAAGLYLCLAAALACCVYVYGNIEELEMSQGFPSQAALLAGLWLILATALGTWLCWGLPLLLVAVVFVAYFFLGHLLSGPLYHPAFGFDYVVSMLSVGLSGLYGLFMSISADQVFMFVVFGALLGIFKVEGLLMEMGKILGRRLRGGAGLTGVFSNSLIGMVSGAPVANVAITGPFVLPYMRKSGYSVDEAGGILACSATGSQLMPPVMGAAAFMMATFIGQPYAVVMLAAILPAVLFYFAVALGVQFLSVRKELQIVRMDVDWALIRRRLPVFVLPIGLIFVMLLMRYSPSNTAFWASVVTLVTGFAIKDTRPDRRELVRSLVSGAVTGAKIGISLALIGMVAQTLISTGLGSKLASLIHILAGGQLFIALLVTMVVALILGCAVPPAAAYALCAIIIIPTLTPMGVDLLRAHMFCFYFSIIAAVTPPVGLASLAATGISGGNYAVTSVHGFRLSLSGFILPFLIIYNPLFSFDFSNAVWSVCSLVCILTGLTSLDALLYGAMARPFTPRDYALSAVVMLLSFWLTIRGAHLAPPLCALLTLGVTALLAAQWFWQVRRPPATLRTA; the protein is encoded by the coding sequence ATGAACAAGATCTCGCCGCCCAAGGCCATTCTGACCGTTGGGGGGCTCGGCATGGTGGCCTACCATGCCGTGGCCTCGCAATACCTCTACTTCAGCCAGTGGGAACACCAGACCATCCACTTCGCCTTTCTGTTCCTGATGGTTTTTATGAGCTACGCCATCAAGGCCAAAAGCCGTCTGGCGGCAGCGGGCCTGTATCTCTGCCTGGCGGCGGCCCTGGCATGTTGCGTCTATGTCTACGGCAACATTGAAGAACTGGAAATGTCGCAGGGCTTCCCCAGCCAGGCGGCCCTGCTGGCCGGGCTGTGGCTCATTCTGGCGACGGCTCTGGGCACCTGGCTGTGCTGGGGGCTGCCCCTGCTGCTGGTGGCTGTGGTTTTTGTGGCCTATTTTTTCCTCGGGCATCTGCTCAGCGGGCCGCTCTATCACCCGGCTTTCGGCTTTGATTACGTGGTCTCCATGCTCAGCGTGGGGCTTTCGGGTCTTTACGGGCTGTTCATGTCCATCAGCGCGGACCAGGTCTTCATGTTCGTGGTCTTCGGCGCGCTGCTGGGCATTTTCAAGGTGGAAGGCCTGCTCATGGAAATGGGCAAAATCCTCGGGCGCAGGCTGCGCGGCGGGGCCGGGCTCACCGGGGTGTTTTCCAATTCGCTCATCGGCATGGTTTCCGGCGCGCCGGTGGCCAATGTGGCCATCACCGGCCCCTTTGTGCTGCCGTATATGCGCAAATCCGGCTACTCAGTGGACGAGGCGGGCGGCATTCTGGCCTGCTCGGCCACGGGCAGCCAGCTCATGCCGCCGGTCATGGGGGCCGCGGCTTTCATGATGGCGACCTTCATTGGCCAGCCTTACGCCGTGGTCATGCTGGCCGCCATTCTGCCCGCGGTTCTTTTTTATTTCGCCGTCGCCCTGGGCGTGCAATTTCTCTCGGTGCGCAAGGAGTTGCAGATTGTGCGCATGGACGTGGACTGGGCCCTGATCCGGCGGCGGCTGCCGGTCTTCGTGCTGCCCATCGGCCTGATCTTCGTCATGCTGCTGATGCGCTACAGCCCGTCCAACACGGCCTTCTGGGCCAGTGTGGTCACCCTGGTCACGGGATTCGCCATCAAGGACACCCGGCCGGATCGCCGGGAACTTGTCCGCTCCCTGGTCAGCGGGGCCGTGACCGGGGCCAAGATCGGCATTTCCCTGGCGCTCATCGGCATGGTGGCCCAGACGCTCATTTCCACGGGCCTGGGCAGTAAGCTGGCCAGTCTGATTCATATTCTGGCCGGAGGGCAGCTGTTCATCGCCTTGCTGGTCACCATGGTGGTGGCTCTGATTCTGGGCTGCGCCGTGCCCCCGGCCGCGGCCTACGCCCTGTGCGCCATCATTATCATCCCCACGCTCACGCCCATGGGCGTGGACCTGCTGCGGGCCCACATGTTCTGCTTCTATTTCTCCATTATCGCGGCGGTGACGCCGCCGGTGGGCCTGGCCTCCCTGGCGGCCACGGGCATTTCCGGCGGCAATTACGCCGTCACCAGCGTGCACGGCTTCCGTCTTTCGCTGAGCGGTTTCATCCTGCCCTTCCTGATTATCTATAACCCGTTGTTCTCCTTTGATTTCAGCAATGCCGTCTGGTCCGTCTGCTCCCTGGTCTGCATCCTGACCGGACTGACCAGCCTGGACGCCCTGTTGTACGGAGCCATGGCCCGCCCCTTCACCCCCCGCGATTACGCCCTCTCCGCCGTGGTCATGCTGCTCAGCTTCTGGCTGACCATCCGGGGCGCACACCTGGCGCCGCCGCTCTGTGCGTTGCTCACGCTGGGCGTCACGGCCCTGCTGGCCGCACAGTGGTTCTGGCAGGTCAGAAGGCCGCCCGCCACCCTCCGGACGGCCTGA
- a CDS encoding YccF domain-containing protein has protein sequence MSCLGNVIWFLLGGIWMGLSWWFVGVLCFISIVGIPWGRACFVIGQFAFFPFGKMPVSREVLTGQQDIGTGPFGTLGNIIWLLLAGIWIAMEHLVWALLCAVTIIGIPFAWQHVKLAALALCPIGKTIVPAPVADAAERAAAGERLRSFRS, from the coding sequence ATGAGTTGCCTGGGCAACGTGATCTGGTTTTTGCTGGGCGGCATCTGGATGGGCCTGAGCTGGTGGTTTGTGGGCGTGCTCTGCTTCATTTCCATTGTGGGCATCCCCTGGGGGCGGGCCTGCTTTGTCATCGGGCAGTTCGCCTTTTTCCCTTTCGGCAAGATGCCCGTGTCCCGCGAGGTGCTTACCGGCCAACAGGACATCGGCACCGGCCCCTTCGGCACGCTGGGCAACATTATCTGGCTGCTGCTGGCGGGCATCTGGATCGCCATGGAGCACCTTGTCTGGGCGCTTCTCTGCGCGGTCACGATCATCGGCATTCCCTTTGCCTGGCAGCACGTCAAGCTGGCGGCTCTGGCTCTCTGCCCCATCGGCAAAACCATTGTGCCCGCGCCGGTGGCCGATGCGGCGGAACGCGCGGCCGCCGGGGAACGGTTGCGGTCCTTCCGTTCCTGA
- a CDS encoding TAXI family TRAP transporter solute-binding subunit, whose amino-acid sequence MKRLLVFLTCLVCALCASVPARTAEKTVIHLLSTPFGTGSYVLGTALESIVNQGDYPLSIAYAETPGQAYNVNKLNADAAARQNTVVTASQGINWLAEQGKKPFPAKRTPLKLIGIYTYTATWLVTGDKDIKSVADLKGKRIAMGRIPQVIWGYEPDALLRNGYDDDFYKSLKIQFVGTSEAATALVNGQVDAATIGGYMDPVSGRFSPAPQTVEVLASGRKLRHLDWTKDAVEKTAAKDIRLFPIQVPAKAVDGLEAPIWIGADLHGLFAHPDFPEEYAYILAKAMIENIEAFGKYHALGGLMSRAGLVKGFSPENIHPGALRAYKEAGIL is encoded by the coding sequence CTGGTTTTCCTGACGTGTCTCGTGTGCGCGTTGTGCGCTTCTGTTCCGGCCCGCACGGCTGAAAAAACGGTCATCCATCTGCTCAGCACGCCTTTCGGCACCGGCAGCTATGTGCTGGGCACGGCTCTGGAGAGCATCGTCAACCAGGGCGATTATCCCCTGAGCATCGCCTACGCGGAAACGCCGGGGCAGGCCTACAACGTCAACAAACTCAATGCCGATGCGGCCGCGCGTCAGAATACCGTGGTGACGGCCTCGCAGGGCATCAACTGGCTGGCCGAGCAGGGCAAAAAGCCCTTCCCAGCCAAGCGCACGCCGCTCAAGCTCATCGGCATCTACACCTATACGGCAACCTGGCTGGTGACCGGCGACAAGGACATCAAGAGCGTGGCCGACCTCAAAGGCAAGCGCATCGCCATGGGGCGCATTCCCCAGGTCATCTGGGGCTATGAGCCGGACGCCCTGCTGCGCAACGGCTACGACGACGATTTTTACAAGAGCCTGAAAATCCAGTTCGTCGGCACCTCCGAAGCCGCCACCGCCCTGGTCAACGGCCAGGTGGACGCGGCCACCATCGGCGGCTACATGGATCCGGTCTCCGGCAGATTCTCGCCCGCGCCCCAGACCGTGGAAGTGCTGGCGTCGGGCCGTAAACTCCGCCATCTGGACTGGACAAAGGACGCGGTGGAAAAAACCGCCGCCAAGGACATCCGGCTCTTCCCCATCCAGGTGCCCGCCAAGGCTGTGGACGGCCTGGAAGCCCCCATCTGGATCGGCGCGGATCTGCACGGCCTCTTCGCCCATCCCGATTTCCCCGAGGAATACGCCTACATCCTGGCCAAAGCCATGATCGAAAATATTGAAGCCTTCGGCAAATACCACGCCCTGGGCGGCCTCATGAGCCGCGCCGGACTGGTCAAGGGCTTCAGCCCGGAAAATATCCATCCCGGCGCCTTGCGCGCCTACAAGGAAGCGGGAATCCTTTAG
- the purM gene encoding phosphoribosylformylglycinamidine cyclo-ligase — MSSERAKAYTQAGVNIEAGNALVGRIKHLVASTQTRGVISDIGGFGGLFRPDLSGMSEPVLVSSTDGVGTKLKLAFAFDKHDSVGIDLVAMSVNDILVQGAAPLFFLDYFATGKLDVNTAETVVSGVAEGCRQAGCALLGGETAEMPDMYAPGEYDLAGFCVGLVDNAKLIDGSGIQVGDVIVGVASSGLHSNGFSLARKILDQSGLGPDDAFPGADGASVRDVLLTPTIIYVEAVRSLLRDMNVKGMAHITGGGFYDNIPRVLPSQVEARISFGSWQMPPVFHWLKEAGNLSWPEILQIFNGGIGYILVLPAEQAEEAVNRIQAFNLRAWRIGDVARRTPDGEQVVVNF, encoded by the coding sequence ATGTCCAGCGAGCGCGCAAAAGCCTATACCCAGGCGGGCGTCAATATTGAGGCGGGCAACGCCCTGGTGGGACGCATCAAGCATCTGGTGGCGAGCACCCAGACCAGAGGCGTCATTTCCGACATCGGCGGCTTCGGCGGCCTGTTCCGCCCGGACCTCAGCGGCATGAGCGAGCCGGTGCTGGTCTCCTCCACCGACGGCGTGGGCACCAAACTCAAGCTGGCCTTTGCCTTCGACAAACATGACAGCGTGGGCATCGATCTGGTGGCCATGAGCGTCAACGACATTCTGGTTCAGGGCGCGGCGCCGCTGTTTTTTCTGGATTATTTCGCCACCGGCAAGCTGGATGTGAACACGGCCGAAACCGTGGTCAGCGGCGTGGCCGAGGGTTGCCGCCAGGCCGGCTGCGCCCTGCTCGGCGGCGAAACCGCCGAAATGCCCGACATGTACGCCCCCGGAGAATATGATCTGGCGGGCTTTTGCGTGGGTCTGGTGGATAACGCCAAACTCATCGACGGCTCGGGCATCCAGGTGGGCGACGTCATTGTGGGCGTGGCCTCCTCGGGCCTGCACTCCAACGGTTTTTCCCTGGCGCGCAAAATTCTGGACCAGAGCGGCCTCGGACCGGACGACGCCTTCCCCGGCGCGGACGGAGCCAGCGTGCGCGACGTGCTGCTGACGCCCACCATCATCTATGTGGAGGCCGTGCGCTCCCTGCTGCGCGACATGAACGTCAAGGGCATGGCCCACATCACGGGCGGCGGTTTTTACGACAACATTCCGCGCGTACTGCCTTCCCAGGTGGAGGCCAGGATCAGTTTCGGCAGCTGGCAGATGCCCCCGGTCTTCCACTGGCTCAAGGAAGCGGGCAATCTCTCCTGGCCGGAAATCCTCCAGATCTTCAACGGCGGCATCGGCTACATTCTGGTGCTGCCCGCCGAGCAGGCCGAGGAAGCCGTCAACCGCATTCAGGCCTTCAACCTGCGGGCCTGGCGCATCGGCGACGTCGCCCGGCGCACTCCGGACGGCGAACAGGTCGTGGTCAATTTTTAG
- a CDS encoding GntR family transcriptional regulator: MAEQKQLFPFFSEPPQFRRPGPPLYAQLADVLRQQIENGMLPPGAKLPNLLRMAEIFGVARVTARQAVQLLCLEGLLTSRQGRGIHVARQLPARPHEKMRTSWKAMVKRIEGASVELLDAADVPDCPLLAAWDLPSAPAYRYMRRVHIKDGVRFAYIDLYLDKAIYDRAPERFNATTVIPVMDELNVNVSKARQELTIGGASPEAAQHLDIPCGAPVALVRRYACDETGRAIYAALVVHPGDRVRFDIDLVR, encoded by the coding sequence ATGGCCGAACAGAAACAGCTTTTTCCTTTTTTTTCCGAGCCGCCGCAATTCCGCCGTCCCGGCCCGCCCCTCTACGCCCAGCTGGCGGACGTGCTGCGCCAGCAGATTGAAAACGGCATGCTGCCCCCGGGAGCCAAGCTGCCCAATCTGCTGCGGATGGCCGAAATTTTCGGCGTGGCCAGGGTCACCGCCCGCCAGGCCGTGCAACTGCTCTGTCTGGAAGGCCTGCTCACCTCCCGCCAGGGACGCGGCATCCACGTGGCCCGGCAGTTGCCCGCCCGGCCCCATGAAAAGATGCGCACTTCATGGAAGGCCATGGTCAAGCGCATCGAAGGGGCCAGCGTCGAGCTGCTCGACGCCGCCGACGTGCCGGACTGCCCGCTGCTGGCCGCCTGGGATCTGCCGTCCGCGCCCGCCTACCGTTACATGCGGCGGGTGCACATCAAGGACGGCGTGCGCTTCGCCTATATTGACCTCTATCTGGACAAGGCCATTTACGACCGCGCGCCGGAGCGCTTCAACGCCACCACGGTGATCCCGGTCATGGACGAACTCAACGTCAACGTGTCCAAGGCCCGGCAGGAGCTGACCATCGGCGGCGCGTCGCCGGAAGCGGCGCAACACCTGGACATTCCCTGCGGCGCGCCCGTGGCCCTGGTGCGGCGCTATGCCTGCGACGAGACGGGCCGGGCCATTTACGCCGCCCTGGTGGTGCACCCCGGCGACCGGGTGCGCTTTGACATTGATCTGGTGCGCTGA